A segment of the Delphinus delphis chromosome 20, mDelDel1.2, whole genome shotgun sequence genome:
GCTCCGAGTGCACGGAGCTGAGCGTGCGCAGGCTCACGAGCTTCATCAGCATGCGGGGGAAACGCAGCTGGTCCTGTGGGGGGCGGGAGGGCGTGGGCGCGGGTCAGCCCCTCAGCCCACCAGGAGGGCCCCTCCGTGGGTCGAGCCAGGAGAGACAGCGTGGCGCCCCGTGCGTGGACTAGGCCTGGCTCCTTGTGGAGGGGACAGGGGCTTGAGGACACACTCTCGCTGAGAGGATGCTGACCAGGGCTCAGAGTGCTGTCAGGGGTGCCGGGGGTGGCGACAGAGCTGGGCTGGGACTAGGCAGCCGGCCCCTGGCCCCAGGCTGACCCCACACGGGTCTGGACCTCCTGTCCCTCCCCAAGCCGGAGGGGCTAGGCTCTGGCACCTGTGGCCTCTTGATGCGGGTGTAGGACAGCAGCGCGTCCACGTAGGGCTGCTGCAGTGCCTCGACTCGGCTCGGCTCCTGCACGTTGGGCCGGTCGGCCGAGAAGATGTTGATGGCGATGAGGAGGGCGTACTCAGCGTCGTCCAGGCCCAGGCGCCTCATGGCCCGCGAGAACTCGAAGATGGGGTTGATGAATTCCACCTGCAGGCCTGCGGAGGTGGGAGGCCCGGCCCGATGAACCCCCCTGACCCTGAAACCGGCCCCCATGCCTGGCCCCTGGCGCTGCCCGCCTTCAGCAGGGTGAGCGAAACAGCAGCAGGTAGAGAGTGCTGGTCACCCTGTAATCCCACTGCCTGTCAgggtgcctggcacgtagtaggtgtgCCATACCTCTTGCCCGAATGAGGGAACGAGTCATGAGCGTGGACACTTAACTCAGGATTTTCTACCGCCCCATCACCACCTtcacttccttcctgccttcccggTTCCTCTCCTTGGGAAAACGAAAGAAGTTTAATCCTAGGTCACATTATGTCACCCCCTGCGGTGGCTTCCCCTGCTCACAGAGTGAAGCCCAAACTCATTCCCAGGtgggactcattcattcatcaaacttgattgagcacctactgcatgccaggccCCAGGGGAGAGATGTTTATAAGACAAAGCCCCCTGCTCCCGTGGAACTTACCTTTGGGGCTCGAGGGGACAGACAGTAGACGAATATGTAAGGAAATTATCCACCCTGTGAGATGATTCTGAGTTCTATGAATCAAGGTAACACAGGGAAGGGTAATCGGGGCCCACGAGAATCGTGTCAACATCTTAGACAAGATGGTCACCGTAGGGTGACATTGCACGAAGGCCTCCCTCGATGCAGGGTGTCTGACCCCAAGGAGAGGAGGGAGCAAGTTACCAGGATGTGTGAGTGTTCCAGGTAGGGCACCACCCGTCTTTTTTGCCTGGAACTAGACTTCCTGGGCCCTGAGACTTTTAGTATTAAAGCTGGGAAGGTCCCAAGCAAACTGGGATGAGTTGGTCACCCTAGTTCTGGACAGAGGGACCAGCAAGTACAAAAGCCCTGAGGCGGGAGCACATTTGGTGGGTTCCAGTAagagggaggccagtgtggctgcaggAGAGTGAGtgagaggagagggtgggagatGAGGGCTGAGAGGGACGAGGCCACACCCTGCAGGGCCGGTGGGCCAggtgaggactttggcttttcTCCCAGTGAGATGGAAGCCATGGACAATTCTGAGCACAGGAGGGACATGAGCTAACTTGGTTGTTAATTGGATTCTTCTGACGACTGTGTGAACAAACACACTGGGTTGGGGTGGAGGTAGAAGCCCAGTGAGGGGCCCCTGCAATGTTCCAGGGAGAACCAACTGAGGCCCAGACTGCAGTAATGGCAGAGGATGCGGGGGACGTGATGTGAACCAacctcctctccagccccatctCCCTGTGCTCCAAGCCTCCTTGTGGTTCCTTAAAACCGCCCAGCTCTTctccacctcaggacctttgcacatgctgacCTCCCTGCCAGAAACACTCCCCCACAACCCAGTGCTCCCCTGCCAAGCTTATACTCAAAGGGTTACTGGGACTGTCCTGGGTGTTGGAAGGGCCAGGTGTTAAAGGGAAGATGAGGTTAGGAGCAGATGTCCAGGAGTACAGAGAGGTGCCCCAGGGAGAAAGAATGGGACAGAACAAGACTTACTGAGAAAGCCCAGAGGCCGAGGGAGCGAGGCCTTTGCACGTGCATTCCCTGGTGGCTAATGCTACTCCTCACCTCCCTTTTAGGTGATCTTTCTCACTCCTCTAGCCTCAGTTCAACTACGCTTCCTCCAGAAGGCCATTGACTAGGTTACATCCCCAAGGAAGTGCTTTtggagggcagggaccagggCTGCCCTGTACGGTTGGGGAGATTGTGCATTTCCTGATGGACTGAGATCCAGCCTCCCTCGTGTGAGACCAGGCTTGAGGAGAAGAGAGTATCTTCTCTTAATTCTTACCAAGATGTCCTATGTGACAGCAGAGACCCCTCTGTTTCATCCTGCGCTATGTCCCACTGTGCAGagctggtgctcaataaacgtgCTCTTGTCTCACTACAAGGTGGGCTCAACCCTCACCCCACTTGggagataaggaaacagaggctcagacagGGATGAGAGGGCCCCGCGTCTCCCAGCCAGCAGGGACCCAGCAGAGGTGCCATTTGTGCCCCCACCGCCCAGCCTGCACTTGGCCTTACCTGCGCGGTGGAAGTCATCCTTGCTGTAGGTGAAGTCTTTCAGGAACGTGATGCACTCGGTCTCGTGGTTGTAGCGTCTGGCTGTCTCCAGCAGCATGATctgagagaggtggggagagggatgggcaGGGGTTTGAGGAGCTCTGTGACCCTTTAGCCACTGGCCTTCCTCTCCTGGCCTGAATGGGGGCCCTGATCTTGCCGGGATCatccctcacctccccccacccccgccccgccgtTCTCACGGCCACACGGACTGCAGTCAGTGTGTTGGACACTCCgagctctctccctcctccaggttcagcacccccagcctcctccacTCAGGACACTCTCCCCAGGTGGTTAGGAGGCATGGGGCAgagctctttgttttgtttactacCACGTACCCAGCACTTGGAATAGGGCGCGGCATACACTAGGCACTCAATGCTTATTCATTACCATTGCTTGATTCAAATGTCAACTCCCTAAATAAGCCTTTTCAGCACATTCCCTAAAGTGTGTCCCTCCAGCCCAATCCTCAATTATTCTCAGCCTCAGACCTGTTTCCGTTCTCTCCTTGCCTCGTGGGAGGCTCTGATGACTTGTTTAGTATTTTGATCTTCTCCTGTAGAATACCATCCCCACCAAGGCAAGGACCAGAGTCTGGCTTGTCACTATGCTCCCAGCATCTGTCCTGGGGCTTATCTCTTGGGTTCCTTAAGGGCAGGATGGAAGGGCCTCCCTGAGGCTGGGCGGGCCGGCCATTACCTCAATGGTAGATGCCTTCAGGAGGGCGATCTGGTCCTCGCGACCCAGCTGCAGGAAGCCAGGCACCTGCTTGGCGAAGTCCACGATCTCCTGGACTGAGATGATGGCCAGCTCCGTGAAGTGGGCAAAACGCTGCTGGCGAGCATCACGGGACTGCGGGTCTGCGCCcaagggccagggctggggacgTGGGGGGCCAGGTTACTCTCAGGATTTCTCCCATAAGCCCAAGGCTATGGGGGCCCCTTGAGGCAAAGCCTACACCCTAGCAGGCCCCCGTCTCAAAGCTCGTGCCCTCTGGAGCCTCATTCTCTCCCTGTGCCCCAGACTGCGGCCCTCTGAGCCTGACCCTCCTGGGCCCATCGCCCCTCAAGGCTGTGGAAGGGGCTGTACCGTGACTTTAGGCTGGTCAGAGAAGGAGCGTTTATTGCACTGCAGCTGGGCCGCCACCAATTGCTGGATCATTAGTTCCTGAGCGGCTGTTAACTGGACACCCTCGCCTTCCCCGGAGCCCTGGCCACCCCCGTCGGACCCTCCAGGGgaggccccaggcccagaggctgAGCTGCTGCTGACTCCCAGCCCTGTGGGTGAcgactgctgctgctgcttccgaATCTTCTTCTTCCGGATCTGTTCTTTGGAGAGGACGCCTGTTGGGGAGACACAGCCCTCAGTAGAGGTcccaggcctgggcaggggccaggctggcACTGCTCCCTCCCCGGCACTCACACTGCTCCCGCATCCCAGCCTCCTTGCACTTTCGCAGCCGGCACTGCTGGCACTTGCGCCGCATGAAGGCATCCATCTGGCAGGTTCCACCGCCCCGGCAGGCATAGCGCCCGGCCCCACCTCGGATCACACTTCGCCTGAAGAAGCCCTTGCAGCCTTCGCAGCTGAGCACATTGTAGTGGAAGCCAGAGGCCGTGTCCCCGCACACCTGGCACAGCTCGTCGCCCAGCATCTTTGGAGCCGGGCCCTTCTTTCGCTTGCGCTCCGGCTCCTCTGCTGTGTCTAGGATGACTGGCGTTGGTGGACAAGCCATGAGAGACAGAGCCACAGAGAAAAACGGCAGCCAGAGGGACAGGTCCATGAGAGATCGGAGGCAAAGAGTCAGAGTGTGGAGAGTGATCCAGGGAGATGGCAATTCACAGGGAAAGATGTGTATGTCAGTGAATCCCAAAGAATGGGTCAAAATAAGAGATGTCAAGgactaacagaagaaaaaaatcaacaagaaactGGGGTTGCCCATCCCCATTTCTGATCTTTCTCCCTTTCTAGATCCCTCCCTAAGCCTCCATACCAACTCCCAGCCCATGTCCCTGGACCCCGTCTCACCCACGACGGAAGCTGAGTTGGCCCCATCAGTGCCTGGGACATCAGGAT
Coding sequences within it:
- the NR1H2 gene encoding oxysterols receptor LXR-beta isoform X1 codes for the protein MALAPPLLHLMERRMALSRAQGRILMSQALMGPTQLPSWSLTSLILTHSLGFTDIHIFPCELPSPWITLHTLTLCLRSLMDLSLWLPFFSVALSLMACPPTPVILDTAEEPERKRKKGPAPKMLGDELCQVCGDTASGFHYNVLSCEGCKGFFRRSVIRGGAGRYACRGGGTCQMDAFMRRKCQQCRLRKCKEAGMREQCVLSKEQIRKKKIRKQQQQSSPTGLGVSSSSASGPGASPGGSDGGGQGSGEGEGVQLTAAQELMIQQLVAAQLQCNKRSFSDQPKVTPWPLGADPQSRDARQQRFAHFTELAIISVQEIVDFAKQVPGFLQLGREDQIALLKASTIEIMLLETARRYNHETECITFLKDFTYSKDDFHRAGLQVEFINPIFEFSRAMRRLGLDDAEYALLIAINIFSADRPNVQEPSRVEALQQPYVDALLSYTRIKRPQDQLRFPRMLMKLVSLRTLSSVHSEQVFALRLQDKKLPPLLSEIWDVHE
- the NR1H2 gene encoding oxysterols receptor LXR-beta isoform X3; translated protein: MSTPATSSLDTPLPGNGPSTPSSSPDGKEDGPEPCPGADPDVPGTDGANSASVVDTAEEPERKRKKGPAPKMLGDELCQVCGDTASGFHYNVLSCEGCKGFFRRSVIRGGAGRYACRGGGTCQMDAFMRRKCQQCRLRKCKEAGMREQCVLSKEQIRKKKIRKQQQQSSPTGLGVSSSSASGPGASPGGSDGGGQGSGEGEGVQLTAAQELMIQQLVAAQLQCNKRSFSDQPKVTPWPLGADPQSRDARQQRFAHFTELAIISVQEIVDFAKQVPGFLQLGREDQIALLKASTIEIMLLETARRYNHETECITFLKDFTYSKDDFHRAGLQVEFINPIFEFSRAMRRLGLDDAEYALLIAINIFSADRPNVQEPSRVEALQQPYVDALLSYTRIKRPQDQLRFPRMLMKLVSLRTLSSVHSEQVFALRLQDKKLPPLLSEIWDVHE
- the NR1H2 gene encoding oxysterols receptor LXR-beta isoform X2; translated protein: MSTPATSSLDTPLPGNGPSTPSSSPDGKEDGPEPCPGADPDVPGTDGANSASVVVILDTAEEPERKRKKGPAPKMLGDELCQVCGDTASGFHYNVLSCEGCKGFFRRSVIRGGAGRYACRGGGTCQMDAFMRRKCQQCRLRKCKEAGMREQCVLSKEQIRKKKIRKQQQQSSPTGLGVSSSSASGPGASPGGSDGGGQGSGEGEGVQLTAAQELMIQQLVAAQLQCNKRSFSDQPKVTPWPLGADPQSRDARQQRFAHFTELAIISVQEIVDFAKQVPGFLQLGREDQIALLKASTIEIMLLETARRYNHETECITFLKDFTYSKDDFHRAGLQVEFINPIFEFSRAMRRLGLDDAEYALLIAINIFSADRPNVQEPSRVEALQQPYVDALLSYTRIKRPQDQLRFPRMLMKLVSLRTLSSVHSEQVFALRLQDKKLPPLLSEIWDVHE